From one Leptospira stimsonii genomic stretch:
- a CDS encoding DUF2339 domain-containing protein, whose amino-acid sequence MEPFFIFVLFLFGLYTFFQSKSLKNQVEELESRIRILELSLKTEQKPETKAAYSEEQTQKGKPVAPVIESKRIPPAEVPPESIEVKTTANVPVVAKTIPPETKTEAPIEKPQEKIIPKEPKEPGLLIQFWKKIEKPLSENWTGILGAVILVAGIGFLGIYALFILSAFFRCLLVLGFSGALFALSLWLGKKSEFRTISLALRSSAAAVFLFVSLGSGYIETLRWLDNSYFALSALALGVLVNVFTGYRSKNETFASLHTILGLVSVSIPQSSAFTLGVITLICLPGVVWNYSERRQVHLLVVSTGFFASHIIWNHQIYSASKPVGFEVIFPILCILPVFSGALLVHYRETLYGKKGFELFPLVSHLLNWSYLGISLVQYSQKSKYSTILLFFAAAIVWFLSMNAKRKEISWLFLTDRLVSQSLIVLAIFSFHLWNMANLSIVAILALEILIFSWICFKEDNRFLERVSLSLTTLVFGILIVFSYKDFFESPTPGVVVQEALASQIGYGLLILALVGFIGILEKRFPIVQEELSLTSLLTTAMGLLAGGGLFSLYLFFSKETFGIWIPSILLSVILLLRERLSSKRLLFTIAILTPLVTLTLWKSIVSSADESAERILLVSLPWLLPFLIYLKNCKIGEEKASVFWPGLFGFTAHLVFTFYFYLNLKSPLLFGPFAVLLSLLYLESGRWSRKNEMEKSAKQGKLFHSFYILAFVLAGLFLLRHFAVEFQASSILFGIPARFWIEILAAFVFLYWVLFPEEEFSSLPWLGSAQPLFLELLITIVVIGIYTETPGRILSFAMALATLILFFLSKIKSLKTERFALYVYLFFIWTNIEIFLGGESTVFATQNEFPWKQRGFQIASIFAQLGVVFFIFPRLSLEGIESRFIGWTRIWRSPLRFFQRYYNILPGYLGIFGIVVAVYVYTKDILSPISNLIVGPAWALLSILFLELGQFFTKRSASQSIGILADFLKRASWFGLIAFSVHYIYVDLQSSYLFIGFLSAAHWVGLLGFLVWVYWATSNIKEIESVTFWKVVVPLLAEGCLFFVGLISYSTLNESWVSVAFAIAAILVLEIGIRKSQTLSRFRWYGILFHLFSCFYLTFIVSTEDNPVAQWYQAKWIPGVLTILLLFLFVYRAYRSYGKEEISFPQGLGFLKGISEKTGIYLNGIVYYPFFIGIFLFLYWSFSSAVLTLLWSTLAFLIFLLGLFLKESWFRYLSLGLLLFCVGRLVFHDLSSAGTILKAVVFLGVGSILLLMNTIYNKYRDRF is encoded by the coding sequence TTGGAACCATTCTTCATCTTCGTATTATTTTTATTCGGTCTTTATACATTCTTTCAATCGAAAAGTTTAAAAAACCAGGTTGAAGAATTAGAATCTAGAATTCGTATTTTAGAATTATCTCTTAAAACGGAACAAAAGCCTGAAACAAAAGCGGCCTATTCGGAAGAGCAAACTCAAAAAGGAAAACCCGTCGCTCCTGTTATAGAATCCAAACGAATTCCACCCGCGGAAGTACCTCCTGAAAGCATCGAAGTCAAGACGACCGCAAATGTTCCGGTTGTTGCTAAGACGATTCCACCTGAGACAAAAACCGAAGCTCCGATTGAAAAGCCGCAAGAAAAGATCATACCAAAGGAACCGAAAGAACCAGGACTACTGATTCAATTTTGGAAAAAAATAGAAAAGCCTCTTTCCGAAAATTGGACGGGCATCTTGGGTGCGGTCATTCTTGTGGCCGGAATCGGCTTTCTCGGAATCTACGCGTTATTCATCCTTTCGGCATTCTTTCGTTGTCTTCTTGTGTTGGGTTTTTCCGGAGCATTGTTCGCGCTTTCCTTGTGGCTCGGAAAAAAATCAGAGTTTCGGACGATTTCACTCGCTTTGAGAAGTAGTGCCGCCGCCGTTTTTCTTTTTGTTTCTTTGGGAAGCGGTTATATCGAGACCTTGAGATGGTTGGATAATTCTTATTTTGCATTGTCCGCTTTAGCTCTGGGAGTTCTTGTCAATGTGTTTACGGGTTATCGATCTAAGAATGAAACATTCGCATCTTTGCATACGATTTTAGGATTGGTGTCCGTTTCCATTCCTCAGTCTTCGGCATTTACGTTAGGCGTTATTACTTTGATTTGTTTGCCCGGAGTCGTTTGGAACTATTCCGAAAGAAGGCAAGTCCATCTACTCGTGGTGAGTACCGGCTTTTTTGCGTCTCATATAATTTGGAATCATCAAATCTACTCCGCTTCCAAACCGGTAGGGTTCGAGGTTATATTTCCAATTCTTTGTATTCTTCCCGTTTTTTCGGGTGCGTTACTCGTTCATTACAGAGAAACACTTTACGGAAAAAAAGGGTTCGAGTTGTTCCCTCTCGTGAGTCATCTTCTCAACTGGTCTTATTTGGGAATCAGCCTCGTTCAATATTCTCAGAAATCGAAATACAGTACGATTTTATTGTTTTTTGCCGCGGCGATCGTTTGGTTCCTTTCGATGAATGCGAAACGAAAAGAAATTTCCTGGCTGTTTTTAACGGATCGATTGGTTTCTCAATCTCTCATCGTTCTTGCGATTTTTTCGTTTCATCTTTGGAACATGGCAAATCTTTCCATCGTTGCGATTTTGGCTTTGGAGATTCTTATCTTCTCTTGGATTTGTTTTAAGGAAGACAACCGATTTTTGGAAAGGGTTTCCCTTTCGCTTACCACTCTCGTTTTCGGAATTCTAATTGTTTTTTCCTATAAGGATTTTTTCGAATCACCGACTCCGGGCGTGGTCGTTCAGGAAGCGCTCGCCTCCCAAATCGGATACGGACTGTTGATACTCGCATTGGTGGGCTTTATCGGAATTCTAGAAAAAAGATTTCCGATCGTTCAGGAAGAATTATCACTCACATCTTTGCTTACGACTGCAATGGGGTTGTTGGCCGGCGGAGGTTTGTTTTCGCTTTATCTCTTTTTCTCGAAGGAAACTTTCGGAATATGGATTCCTTCCATTTTGTTAAGCGTCATTCTCCTCTTGAGAGAGAGGTTGTCTTCAAAGAGACTTCTCTTTACGATTGCGATTCTTACTCCTCTTGTAACTTTGACGCTTTGGAAATCGATCGTATCTTCCGCAGATGAAAGTGCGGAAAGAATTCTACTCGTATCGCTTCCTTGGCTTCTCCCGTTTTTGATCTATCTAAAGAATTGTAAGATCGGAGAAGAAAAAGCCTCCGTCTTCTGGCCGGGCCTTTTCGGTTTTACAGCCCATCTCGTGTTTACTTTTTATTTCTACCTCAATCTGAAAAGTCCGCTTCTTTTCGGACCGTTTGCCGTTCTTCTTTCTCTTTTGTATCTTGAATCTGGAAGATGGTCTCGTAAAAATGAAATGGAAAAGTCCGCAAAACAAGGGAAGTTATTTCATTCTTTCTATATTCTTGCGTTCGTATTAGCAGGATTATTTTTATTGCGACATTTTGCCGTGGAGTTCCAGGCGTCTTCGATTCTGTTCGGAATTCCAGCACGCTTCTGGATCGAGATTCTCGCCGCGTTCGTGTTCCTCTATTGGGTTCTGTTTCCGGAGGAAGAATTTTCTTCCTTACCTTGGCTGGGATCCGCACAACCGCTTTTCTTGGAACTGTTGATCACCATCGTAGTAATCGGGATTTATACCGAAACACCCGGAAGAATTCTTTCCTTTGCGATGGCTCTTGCGACTTTGATTTTGTTTTTCCTATCCAAGATCAAATCCCTTAAAACGGAACGGTTTGCACTGTATGTTTATCTTTTCTTTATATGGACGAATATTGAAATATTTCTCGGTGGAGAATCTACGGTATTCGCGACACAAAATGAATTTCCATGGAAGCAAAGAGGTTTTCAGATCGCTTCGATCTTCGCTCAACTTGGAGTTGTCTTTTTTATTTTTCCTAGGTTGAGTTTGGAAGGAATCGAATCACGATTTATTGGATGGACTCGAATTTGGAGATCTCCTCTTCGATTCTTTCAGAGATACTATAATATTTTGCCCGGCTACTTAGGAATTTTCGGAATAGTGGTCGCCGTTTACGTTTACACAAAAGATATTCTCTCACCGATTTCCAATCTTATCGTAGGGCCGGCCTGGGCGCTTCTTTCGATTTTATTTTTAGAATTGGGTCAATTTTTTACGAAAAGGTCCGCTTCGCAATCGATCGGAATTCTTGCCGACTTTTTGAAACGTGCGTCTTGGTTTGGTTTGATCGCTTTTTCCGTTCATTACATATATGTGGATTTGCAGTCGTCCTATCTTTTTATCGGATTCTTATCCGCGGCGCATTGGGTCGGTTTACTCGGGTTTCTCGTCTGGGTCTATTGGGCGACTTCGAACATTAAGGAAATTGAATCCGTTACTTTTTGGAAAGTAGTAGTTCCCCTATTGGCCGAAGGATGTCTTTTCTTCGTTGGATTGATTTCTTATTCCACTCTAAATGAATCCTGGGTAAGCGTTGCCTTTGCAATAGCGGCCATTTTGGTTTTAGAGATCGGAATTCGAAAGTCGCAAACTCTATCGAGATTCAGATGGTATGGAATTTTATTTCATCTATTCTCCTGTTTTTATCTAACCTTTATCGTATCCACGGAAGACAATCCGGTGGCACAATGGTATCAGGCGAAATGGATACCGGGTGTTTTGACGATTCTTCTTTTGTTCTTATTCGTTTATAGAGCTTATCGAAGTTACGGTAAAGAAGAGATATCCTTTCCGCAAGGGCTCGGTTTTTTGAAGGGGATCTCCGAGAAAACCGGAATCTATCTGAATGGAATCGTATATTATCCTTTCTTTATAGGAATTTTTCTCTTCTTGTATTGGTCTTTTTCGAGCGCTGTTCTCACGCTTCTCTGGTCTACACTCGCCTTTCTCATTTTCTTGCTCGGACTATTTTTGAAAGAATCTTGGTTCCGTTATCTTTCCCTTGGGCTATTGTTGTTTTGCGTGGGAAGATTGGTATTTCACGATTTATCCTCTGCGGGAACGATTCTCAAGGCGGTCGTCTTTCTTGGCGTGGGAAGTATATTGCTTTTAATGAATACGATTTATAATAAATACCGGGATCGGTTTTGA
- a CDS encoding M48 family metallopeptidase: MKRLIFFIGILVFGGVLMALLYREQIQTERTSTLAPFYQILGKPIRTMNRALTKVLSVDSLDEKEYGDAIRERFSELKKVGDKDYDYLNQLIGSLTVYKQKPFDYTVYIMEDESPNAFALPGGVIFVTRGLLTTLKSEHELISVLSHEIGHIEKSHCMDGIRFELLAKKIGTDTLGQLADFAFQTMTRHAYNKTQEDEADEYAFDLILNTTYDPSGVGLAFLRLEQYDPETGVKKAKLFSEYFQSHPHMDLRREKFSEKANLWWENHPEERRYKGARNLKSRITFEKKDYEGEWTEGRKS; encoded by the coding sequence ATGAAACGATTGATTTTTTTTATAGGAATTTTGGTTTTCGGCGGCGTCCTAATGGCGCTCTTGTATCGGGAACAGATTCAGACAGAAAGAACTTCCACGTTAGCTCCCTTTTATCAGATTCTCGGGAAACCGATTCGAACAATGAATCGAGCTCTAACAAAAGTGTTATCCGTGGATTCTTTGGATGAAAAAGAATACGGAGATGCAATTCGAGAGCGATTTTCCGAACTCAAGAAGGTCGGCGATAAGGATTACGATTATCTAAATCAATTAATCGGCTCGCTTACGGTCTACAAACAAAAACCTTTCGATTACACGGTTTATATCATGGAAGATGAATCTCCGAATGCCTTTGCACTTCCTGGAGGTGTGATCTTTGTTACAAGAGGATTGTTGACGACTCTTAAATCGGAACACGAATTGATTTCCGTTCTTTCACATGAGATCGGGCATATCGAAAAATCCCATTGTATGGACGGCATTCGATTCGAACTTTTAGCCAAAAAAATCGGAACCGATACGTTAGGCCAGCTTGCGGACTTCGCATTTCAAACGATGACGAGACATGCGTATAATAAAACGCAGGAAGACGAAGCGGATGAATACGCTTTCGATTTGATTCTTAATACTACATACGATCCTAGTGGAGTAGGTCTCGCGTTTTTGAGATTGGAACAATACGATCCCGAAACCGGTGTTAAAAAGGCGAAGTTGTTCAGCGAATACTTTCAGTCTCATCCTCATATGGATTTGAGAAGAGAAAAATTTTCCGAGAAGGCGAATCTTTGGTGGGAAAATCACCCGGAAGAACGCAGATACAAAGGAGCTCGGAACTTAAAATCCAGAATCACCTTCGAAAAAAAGGATTATGAGGGAGAATGGACCGAGGGACGTAAATCCTGA
- a CDS encoding LA_0442/LA_0875 N-terminal domain-containing protein, which yields MSRTFKKIRIVAVFFVFTISFPILASTVILKNGKTIQGKIVNQTRTEVQIEVNGKVQTISKTEISEINLKDPKKEDIKKVTTTKQPDIKTEENQSASSTWKDNKWTITARSAVLPGWGQWRTGQKKWAAISFALFTGAALYANNCRQHAATEEANYKSNSVTITVAAFLDPTLNPVTSDETVRTTALITRVLVTATATNPYFSTYNQATNQYNQAQWLLGAVYGLQLIHTFLFAKDFEKMQALMSDPNPEGWKFSASIVKSPITGMTEITPTAAYTVKF from the coding sequence ATGTCTCGAACATTCAAAAAGATACGAATCGTAGCAGTATTTTTCGTATTTACAATTTCTTTTCCAATTTTAGCAAGCACGGTCATCCTTAAGAATGGAAAAACGATTCAAGGAAAAATTGTAAATCAAACTCGTACCGAAGTTCAAATAGAAGTCAATGGAAAAGTGCAAACAATTTCTAAAACTGAGATTTCAGAAATCAATCTAAAAGACCCGAAGAAAGAAGATATAAAAAAAGTTACAACAACCAAACAGCCAGATATCAAAACGGAAGAAAACCAGAGCGCATCGTCTACATGGAAAGATAACAAATGGACGATTACAGCAAGATCAGCAGTTCTTCCAGGTTGGGGACAATGGAGAACCGGCCAGAAAAAATGGGCGGCGATCAGCTTTGCGCTCTTTACAGGCGCCGCTCTATACGCAAATAATTGCAGACAACATGCGGCGACAGAGGAAGCAAATTATAAATCGAATTCCGTTACAATTACGGTCGCGGCATTTTTAGATCCGACTTTAAATCCTGTGACTTCGGACGAAACGGTTCGAACCACCGCGCTCATAACGCGTGTTTTAGTTACGGCAACCGCAACCAATCCTTACTTCAGCACTTATAATCAAGCAACGAATCAATACAATCAGGCTCAGTGGCTCTTGGGTGCAGTCTACGGATTACAATTGATTCACACATTCTTATTTGCAAAAGACTTTGAAAAGATGCAGGCCTTAATGTCCGATCCGAATCCGGAAGGATGGAAGTTCAGCGCTTCGATCGTAAAAAGCCCAATCACAGGAATGACCGAAATCACTCCAACTGCGGCCTATACCGTAAAATTCTAA
- a CDS encoding DUF1003 domain-containing protein produces the protein MEEEIGSIHSLEQEVINSVTESNLISANDNDSYVEKLSLGDQIADKVAKFGGSWSFIITFFLVMLGWIMGNAAILIRSPFDPYPFILLNLVLSCLAAIQAPIIMMSQNRQETKDRIRSENDYKVNLKSEIEIRTLHEKVDHLLMNQRSKMIQVQEIQMEILGEINDQLKSQNGIGKKL, from the coding sequence ATGGAAGAAGAGATCGGGAGTATCCATTCTCTTGAACAAGAAGTGATCAACAGCGTGACAGAAAGTAATCTGATCAGTGCGAATGACAACGATTCCTATGTCGAAAAATTAAGTTTAGGCGATCAAATTGCGGACAAGGTAGCGAAGTTCGGAGGAAGTTGGAGTTTTATTATAACTTTTTTTCTGGTGATGCTAGGATGGATTATGGGAAATGCCGCGATCTTGATTCGATCTCCCTTCGATCCATATCCTTTTATTCTATTAAATTTGGTTTTGTCTTGTTTGGCCGCAATTCAGGCGCCGATCATTATGATGAGTCAAAATCGGCAGGAAACGAAAGATAGAATCCGATCCGAAAACGATTACAAAGTAAATTTGAAGTCGGAGATCGAGATCAGAACCTTACACGAGAAGGTGGATCATCTCCTTATGAATCAAAGGTCTAAGATGATCCAAGTACAAGAAATTCAGATGGAAATTCTTGGAGAAATTAACGATCAACTGAAAAGTCAAAATGGCATAGGAAAGAAATTATGA
- a CDS encoding MFS transporter, protein MTKQESLSLGEGLFSKKSLIYFYINTAITLLAGNMFNYTLIIYSLDVTQSQTFAGSIFFANVSPTILFSFFVGAILDRYSRLKILYLFQTNFIVSGVILGILILLGKMNYELRYILILLSIYNGLALTFIIPGRLTLLGNLVDGKDTAKATMMLNILIIIGFGLAPMFVGLIKQKYEWYVLFFFISGLYFVGYLSLTFVKIKETVHAEKETIWFGLKRGFVFLRSESLSIELLILTMFAIFMVGPMQVVLPQFAKNILFLNERERGLYMGMLGLGLLIGGIAARLLHDRFHRGYTMLGATFLSGLTVLAVANFPVTIISAFLLLFVGVLGGLLSALIPSTLQIITPDNVRGRVMSFYSLVFQATPAISGLITGKLADNYGQPWSIGFSGGFIIVCSIFCAISFAKLRAFR, encoded by the coding sequence ATGACCAAGCAGGAATCTTTATCTTTGGGTGAGGGCCTTTTTTCCAAAAAGAGTCTGATCTATTTTTATATCAATACCGCGATCACTCTTCTCGCGGGGAATATGTTCAATTATACTTTGATAATATATTCGTTGGATGTCACGCAGTCTCAAACGTTCGCAGGATCAATTTTTTTTGCGAACGTTTCACCCACGATCCTATTCAGTTTTTTCGTAGGAGCGATCTTAGATCGTTATTCTCGCTTGAAGATACTCTACCTTTTTCAAACGAATTTCATCGTTTCCGGCGTCATCCTTGGAATTCTTATTCTGCTGGGAAAAATGAATTATGAATTGAGATACATCCTGATTCTTCTTTCCATTTATAACGGATTAGCGCTTACATTCATCATTCCGGGGAGATTGACGTTGCTCGGTAATTTGGTTGATGGAAAAGATACCGCTAAGGCTACGATGATGCTCAATATTCTTATTATCATCGGTTTCGGATTGGCTCCTATGTTTGTGGGATTGATCAAACAAAAATACGAATGGTATGTGTTGTTCTTTTTTATTTCGGGTTTATACTTTGTCGGTTACCTCTCCTTGACTTTTGTAAAAATAAAAGAGACCGTGCACGCCGAAAAAGAGACGATCTGGTTCGGACTCAAACGAGGGTTCGTTTTTTTACGATCGGAATCTCTTTCCATTGAACTGCTTATTCTTACTATGTTCGCTATTTTTATGGTCGGTCCGATGCAAGTCGTTCTACCTCAATTTGCGAAAAACATACTATTCTTAAACGAGAGAGAAAGAGGGCTTTATATGGGAATGCTCGGACTCGGGTTATTGATCGGAGGAATTGCCGCAAGACTTTTACACGATCGTTTTCATCGAGGATACACTATGTTAGGCGCTACCTTTCTTTCGGGACTTACCGTTTTGGCGGTCGCCAATTTTCCGGTTACGATTATCTCGGCATTTCTATTGCTTTTCGTCGGAGTTCTTGGCGGTCTACTGAGTGCGTTGATTCCCTCGACCTTGCAGATCATAACTCCCGATAACGTAAGAGGAAGAGTGATGAGTTTTTACAGTTTAGTCTTTCAGGCGACGCCGGCGATTTCCGGTTTGATCACCGGAAAACTCGCGGACAATTACGGACAACCGTGGTCCATCGGGTTCTCCGGAGGGTTTATCATCGTTTGTTCGATATTCTGCGCTATTTCCTTCGCAAAACTGCGCGCCTTTCGTTAA
- a CDS encoding DUF1554 domain-containing protein, which translates to MRHSISILFLYVFLFHCNQAERISFDASKGSGLAINILPTILNTNSTPFHSTLIPASLNEGVSTSVSFALTNPPAESTNYQFVWEDTTGAGATATPSSFTFSGSNASVSMNLLAIDNNCLEDSMTLKVTRTSDNQVFRFTFSVIEADKCTFVTSPSYTGDFNGFQNADGHCASEKPASLPGTGADYKAMISGSTTVSSVVYQRQATLVSNCNMSTTPGCTSTTNWVLKAKTRYYRSDATTLIFTTHASVPAFNFITQSLTNSIGGTTGKIWTGLSSDWTSSGTSCLATFGSWTYFSGNSSYGDLNSITGTAISGGSLPCSTPSAFFCVRQ; encoded by the coding sequence ATGAGACATTCAATTTCCATTCTGTTCTTGTACGTTTTCTTATTTCATTGTAATCAAGCGGAAAGAATCAGCTTCGATGCGAGTAAGGGAAGCGGTTTGGCGATCAATATTCTCCCCACGATTTTGAACACAAACTCGACCCCGTTTCATTCTACATTGATCCCAGCTTCACTGAACGAGGGAGTTTCCACCTCGGTTTCTTTTGCTTTGACGAATCCTCCAGCGGAATCTACAAACTATCAATTTGTATGGGAAGATACGACCGGCGCGGGGGCGACTGCAACGCCGTCCTCCTTTACGTTCTCAGGTTCGAATGCATCGGTATCAATGAACCTGCTTGCGATCGACAACAACTGTTTAGAAGACAGTATGACTCTGAAGGTGACTCGAACGAGCGATAACCAAGTATTTCGATTTACGTTTTCAGTGATAGAAGCTGATAAATGCACCTTTGTTACAAGTCCTTCTTATACGGGTGATTTTAACGGTTTTCAGAATGCGGACGGTCATTGTGCTTCGGAAAAACCAGCATCTCTCCCCGGAACCGGGGCCGACTATAAAGCGATGATTTCGGGAAGTACAACCGTTTCCTCCGTCGTTTATCAAAGACAAGCGACCTTGGTTTCCAATTGTAATATGTCGACGACTCCAGGTTGTACGAGCACGACGAATTGGGTTTTGAAGGCGAAGACAAGATATTATCGGTCAGACGCGACCACGTTGATTTTTACGACACACGCGAGTGTTCCTGCGTTTAACTTTATTACTCAGTCTTTGACGAATTCCATCGGAGGGACGACGGGAAAAATTTGGACGGGATTGTCCTCCGATTGGACTTCCTCGGGAACTTCTTGTTTGGCGACCTTCGGTTCTTGGACTTATTTCTCAGGGAATTCATCTTATGGAGATTTGAATTCCATTACGGGAACGGCCATCTCGGGGGGAAGTTTACCTTGTTCTACACCTTCCGCATTTTTCTGCGTTCGGCAATGA
- a CDS encoding DUF1554 domain-containing protein → MSKGGIGMFVNILPVIFPVSENPFDLTALPQRLTEGQSTSIILTLKTRKENNETYQFAWADTTGTPTVAPSTFTYSSGNSATLILNPVDDNCLEDTMTLNATRVSDSKVFTLSFQIIEADKCIFLASNSATPGTSGPGFLGNLGGIAGADAKCQAEKPNDLPGNASEYKALLGISSFRNPTQAPSTPETDWPLKIGVRYFSYSPSAPEGALIGTSVSNGIGAGSGIFSFPLNSSVDHSSDPSTLSFWTGLGSGFVPIGASYNCSSYTDGSSGYGYDGLKGSTSSSAFSRYYFSCSSPARLICIRQ, encoded by the coding sequence ATGTCTAAGGGCGGCATAGGAATGTTCGTGAATATTCTCCCGGTGATATTTCCGGTTTCCGAAAATCCCTTTGACCTAACGGCTTTGCCCCAACGTCTAACGGAAGGTCAATCTACTTCGATCATTCTCACGTTAAAAACCAGAAAGGAAAACAACGAAACTTATCAATTTGCTTGGGCTGATACAACGGGAACCCCCACCGTAGCACCGAGTACGTTTACGTATTCCAGCGGAAATTCCGCTACTCTGATCTTAAATCCGGTCGATGACAATTGTCTGGAAGATACAATGACCTTGAATGCGACTCGTGTTTCCGATTCGAAAGTTTTTACGTTGAGCTTTCAGATCATCGAAGCGGACAAATGTATTTTTTTAGCGAGTAATTCCGCAACTCCCGGTACAAGTGGCCCGGGGTTTTTGGGGAACTTAGGCGGAATTGCAGGTGCGGACGCAAAATGCCAGGCGGAAAAACCGAATGACCTTCCGGGAAACGCTTCGGAATACAAGGCGCTTTTAGGAATCTCTTCGTTCAGAAATCCTACACAGGCGCCTTCTACTCCGGAGACGGACTGGCCTCTAAAGATCGGCGTTCGTTATTTTTCGTATAGTCCTTCCGCGCCGGAAGGAGCTCTGATCGGAACGAGTGTTAGCAACGGAATCGGGGCCGGGAGCGGAATTTTTTCTTTTCCGCTCAATTCAAGTGTAGATCATTCATCTGATCCTTCGACCTTGAGTTTTTGGACTGGTTTGGGCAGCGGTTTCGTACCGATCGGAGCGTCTTACAACTGTTCTTCTTACACGGATGGGAGTAGCGGTTACGGATACGACGGTTTGAAAGGTTCTACGAGCTCGTCCGCATTTTCGCGTTATTATTTTTCTTGTTCGAGTCCGGCTCGATTGATCTGTATTCGACAATAG
- the gpmI gene encoding 2,3-bisphosphoglycerate-independent phosphoglycerate mutase, with the protein MKLSKKYTFRSRKALLVILDGVGYSPRGAEFGNAIAGARLPFLNRVWNQFPTVHIQAHGKAVGMPSDEDMGNSEVGHNVLGSGRIFDQGAKLVSNSISTGSIFQGQAWKEVVENVIKNNSTLHLLGLFSDGNVHSHIDHTRALISQAIKEKVSKIRLHVLLDGRDVPEKSALDYLNPFEEWLDSLRKNGTDIRIASGGGRMTITMDRYEADWSMVERGWAIHVKGEGRKFSSAKEAIETFRKEDPKVIDQYLPSFVIAENGNPIGKISDGDSVIFTNFRGDRAIEISLAFTQKEFSKFNRGPLPNIVYAGIMQYDGDLKLPERFLVAPPAIDRTLGEYMANSGVAQYALSETQKYGHVTYFWNGNKSGYFDQKTEEYKEIHSDVIPFDQSPEMKALLITDALEKALTENKQDFYRVNYANGDMVGHTGNFPATVKAMEFLDGCIERLWRICEKQNIVLLITADHGNADEMYQLDKKGNVEKDTNGLPVPKTSHTLNSVPFSILDPEDKLKLNSKVKDPGLANVAATILDIMGYETPEGYHSSLIEN; encoded by the coding sequence ATGAAGCTTTCCAAGAAATATACCTTTCGGTCTAGAAAGGCTCTACTCGTTATCTTAGACGGGGTCGGTTACTCTCCCCGCGGCGCCGAATTCGGAAATGCGATCGCAGGCGCTCGTCTTCCGTTTCTAAATCGTGTCTGGAATCAATTTCCTACGGTTCATATTCAAGCCCACGGTAAGGCTGTGGGAATGCCATCGGACGAAGATATGGGAAATTCCGAAGTAGGACACAACGTCCTAGGCTCCGGAAGAATATTCGATCAAGGTGCGAAACTCGTTTCTAATTCGATATCCACCGGATCCATCTTTCAAGGCCAAGCATGGAAAGAAGTCGTCGAGAACGTCATCAAAAATAACTCCACCTTACACTTATTAGGTCTTTTTTCGGACGGAAACGTACATTCTCACATCGATCATACGAGGGCCTTAATTTCTCAGGCGATCAAAGAAAAAGTTTCGAAAATTCGCCTTCACGTACTTCTCGATGGAAGGGATGTTCCGGAAAAATCTGCATTAGATTATTTGAATCCTTTTGAGGAATGGTTGGATTCTTTACGGAAGAATGGAACCGACATCAGGATCGCTTCCGGTGGAGGTCGTATGACGATCACGATGGATCGCTACGAAGCGGATTGGTCGATGGTCGAAAGAGGTTGGGCGATTCATGTTAAAGGAGAGGGTAGAAAATTCTCCTCCGCGAAAGAAGCGATCGAGACGTTCCGCAAAGAAGATCCGAAAGTAATCGATCAGTATCTTCCTTCCTTTGTAATCGCCGAAAACGGGAATCCAATTGGAAAAATTTCGGACGGCGATTCCGTAATCTTCACCAATTTTAGAGGAGATCGAGCCATCGAAATCTCACTCGCGTTCACCCAAAAAGAATTCTCCAAATTCAATCGTGGTCCTCTACCCAACATCGTTTACGCGGGAATTATGCAATACGACGGGGATCTGAAACTTCCGGAACGATTTTTAGTGGCACCACCCGCGATTGATCGCACTTTAGGTGAGTATATGGCGAACTCCGGGGTGGCACAATATGCGTTATCCGAAACACAGAAATACGGTCACGTGACCTATTTCTGGAACGGAAACAAAAGCGGCTACTTTGACCAGAAAACCGAGGAATACAAGGAAATCCATTCCGACGTGATTCCGTTTGATCAAAGTCCGGAAATGAAAGCGCTTCTCATCACGGACGCTCTGGAAAAGGCTCTAACGGAAAACAAACAGGACTTTTACCGAGTCAATTACGCAAACGGAGATATGGTCGGTCATACGGGCAACTTTCCGGCGACCGTAAAGGCGATGGAATTTTTGGATGGTTGTATCGAAAGGTTATGGAGAATATGCGAAAAACAGAATATTGTTTTGTTGATCACCGCCGACCACGGAAACGCGGACGAAATGTATCAGCTCGATAAAAAGGGAAACGTGGAAAAAGACACGAACGGTCTTCCCGTGCCTAAAACAAGTCACACTCTAAACTCGGTTCCATTTTCCATTCTGGATCCCGAAGACAAACTCAAATTAAATTCAAAAGTCAAAGATCCCGGTTTGGCGAACGTGGCCGCGACGATCCTGGATATCATGGGATATGAAACTCCGGAAGGATATCATTCTTCTTTGATTGAAAATTAA